In Leptospira saintgironsiae, one genomic interval encodes:
- a CDS encoding 7-carboxy-7-deazaguanine synthase QueE — protein sequence MKSVVHEIYLSVSGEGISTGLPTIFVRFAGCSLRCGMDGNRKLWCDTPYALSPNAGKELELEDVISEIGSISSSPTQILLTGGEPLENSNRIFSQTLAEKLKQSRQVSGLYTRVRVETNGAEPISNLENMVFTLDYKLPGSGMENKMITENLEFVRDRNDNLDEIKFVIRDRKDFDRTLEVIDGFKLKGNLLASPVFGELAPEILVNWIKENNRTDLRLSLQTHKYIWGEKRGV from the coding sequence ATGAAATCCGTCGTTCATGAAATTTATCTCTCTGTTTCTGGAGAAGGAATTTCTACAGGTTTGCCTACAATTTTTGTCCGGTTCGCAGGATGTTCTCTCAGATGCGGAATGGATGGAAATCGCAAACTTTGGTGTGACACTCCGTACGCTCTTTCTCCAAATGCGGGGAAAGAATTGGAGTTAGAAGATGTGATCTCCGAGATAGGATCCATTTCTTCTTCTCCTACACAAATACTTCTAACGGGCGGAGAACCATTAGAAAATTCGAATAGGATTTTCAGCCAAACATTGGCAGAAAAATTGAAACAGTCCAGGCAAGTTTCGGGGCTTTATACGAGGGTGAGGGTGGAAACAAATGGGGCAGAACCGATCTCCAATTTGGAAAATATGGTTTTTACCCTGGATTACAAACTCCCCGGTTCCGGAATGGAAAACAAAATGATCACGGAGAATTTAGAATTTGTCCGGGATAGAAACGATAATTTGGATGAGATCAAATTCGTAATTAGAGATAGAAAGGATTTTGATAGAACTTTGGAAGTGATAGACGGTTTTAAATTAAAGGGAAATCTTCTGGCTTCTCCTGTATTCGGAGAGCTAGCTCCTGAAATCCTTGTAAATTGGATCAAAGAAAATAATAGAACGGATCTGCGTCTTTCTTTGCAGACCCATAAATATATCTGGGGAGAAAAAAGGGGAGTTTGA
- a CDS encoding DEAD/DEAH box helicase, protein MDSTLQLSLDFESDSSSGFRGDSCYLKDEPELGIGRIESSDSGKFQIYFPSSDTRKTVSENSNRLKIIGSYPTAFTESFADPELLDLSLQAFELKLTHAYDKLSALSNSRTRLLPHQIESTFVVVNSLRPRFILADEVGLGKTIEAALVMKELIFRRGYKKVLVVAPSPLLVQWKQELKNKFNEDFEIVKRRNFLASGEKNWKNFKHVITSVDFIKNPKYAEEILKTKWDIVVFDEAHRLRRDYHKVTRAYLFAEKIAKKCECLLLLTATPFRGKLEELYYLVHLVDPNLLGPYHTFINDYVLGNKSGLKEKISKVLLRRRKVEVGGFTKRFAKTVKIELSDVERQFYDETTEYVRREYNLAMRTQNRAIGFVMIVFQKLLDSSVFALLSALSKRKFMLENRLHRLQAVGNKLEEWDLDETEGVEDFVSDLDESAPSDLANLRRELLSLNRLILLGKKIKEDRKSQKLKETIAKLKKEGHPKFIIFTQFRSTQDFLASTLSEYKVTLFHGSLSADAKEEAISEFRKTSEILICTEAGGEGRNLQFANVLFNYDLPWSPLKIEQRIGRIHRFGQKDNVFIFNFASKDTVAERILEVLSNKIKLFEESIGGSDELLGAIEDELDFHSSFMRFVTGNKKLKEVEEEIDQRIKIAKKGFEKLGSLVTPKLLDFNLEDYYKTTLQERSFTNQHLETFFVRYAKKYSDRLNFKLKTLKPQVYELDGVNYKGKKATFNSELALADDGLEFLAFGHPLIEEAVQSFLKDRSGWKVGFYRTSSNFLYFVFIVEFKFSLDRKELFVVEVNRRSGSSKVLENLPDTVRENRFKSAETELPDDIEKYFVTACETLELALEDRKKELYEQTKDLFQKEEYKIRNSNQNTLRQLEEKLMRQEAAFKWEGRPEKKSAMNRTKNEIQKVKEDFEVELRKVKVGKEIHHRFELFQAYLPGSN, encoded by the coding sequence TTGGACTCAACTTTGCAGCTCAGTCTAGATTTCGAATCCGATTCCTCGAGTGGATTCAGAGGTGATTCCTGTTATCTCAAGGATGAACCTGAATTAGGAATTGGAAGGATAGAAAGTTCCGATTCGGGAAAATTCCAGATCTATTTTCCATCTTCAGATACCAGAAAAACTGTTTCTGAAAATTCTAACAGACTGAAAATTATAGGATCTTATCCTACCGCATTTACTGAATCTTTTGCAGATCCAGAATTACTAGATCTAAGTCTTCAAGCATTTGAGTTAAAACTTACTCATGCCTACGACAAACTATCTGCATTATCTAATTCAAGAACAAGACTACTTCCTCACCAAATAGAATCCACATTCGTGGTGGTGAATTCGCTTAGGCCTAGATTCATTTTGGCTGACGAGGTGGGTCTAGGTAAAACGATAGAAGCAGCTTTAGTTATGAAAGAGCTGATCTTTCGTAGAGGTTACAAAAAGGTTTTGGTCGTGGCACCTTCTCCGCTTCTTGTTCAATGGAAACAGGAATTAAAAAACAAATTTAACGAAGACTTTGAGATCGTTAAACGTAGGAACTTCTTAGCTAGCGGAGAGAAGAACTGGAAAAATTTCAAACATGTAATCACTTCCGTAGACTTTATTAAAAATCCCAAATACGCAGAAGAGATCCTAAAAACAAAATGGGATATTGTAGTTTTTGACGAGGCACATCGTTTAAGAAGGGATTATCATAAGGTTACCAGAGCTTATTTATTCGCGGAGAAGATCGCCAAAAAATGTGAATGTTTACTTCTTCTTACCGCAACACCTTTTAGAGGAAAATTAGAAGAGTTATATTATCTGGTCCACTTGGTAGATCCGAATTTGCTTGGGCCATATCATACTTTTATAAACGACTATGTTCTTGGAAATAAGAGTGGCTTAAAAGAAAAAATCTCCAAGGTCCTTTTAAGAAGAAGAAAAGTAGAAGTAGGTGGATTCACCAAAAGATTTGCCAAAACAGTAAAGATAGAATTGTCCGATGTAGAAAGGCAATTTTACGACGAGACTACTGAGTATGTTCGTCGAGAATATAATCTCGCGATGAGAACCCAAAATCGGGCGATCGGATTCGTGATGATAGTATTCCAGAAATTATTGGATTCTTCTGTATTTGCACTTCTTTCAGCATTATCCAAACGTAAATTTATGTTGGAGAATCGACTCCATCGTTTGCAGGCAGTTGGAAATAAATTAGAAGAATGGGATCTGGACGAAACAGAAGGAGTCGAAGATTTTGTCTCCGATTTGGATGAATCCGCTCCTTCTGATCTTGCAAATCTTAGAAGAGAATTATTATCCTTAAACAGATTGATTCTTTTAGGCAAAAAGATCAAAGAAGATCGTAAAAGTCAGAAACTGAAAGAGACAATCGCGAAGCTCAAAAAAGAAGGGCATCCTAAATTTATCATATTTACTCAGTTCAGAAGTACCCAAGATTTTTTAGCTTCTACCTTATCCGAATACAAGGTTACATTATTTCACGGATCTTTAAGCGCAGATGCAAAAGAAGAAGCAATTTCTGAATTCAGAAAAACTTCTGAAATATTGATCTGTACAGAAGCAGGTGGAGAAGGACGTAACCTTCAGTTTGCAAATGTTCTGTTCAATTATGATTTACCTTGGAGTCCTTTGAAGATTGAACAAAGGATCGGAAGAATTCATAGATTCGGCCAAAAGGATAATGTATTTATTTTTAACTTCGCTTCTAAAGATACAGTTGCTGAGAGAATTTTAGAAGTTCTATCCAATAAGATCAAACTTTTTGAGGAATCTATCGGAGGTTCAGACGAGTTACTTGGAGCAATAGAAGATGAATTAGATTTCCACTCTAGCTTCATGAGATTTGTTACAGGAAACAAAAAGTTAAAGGAAGTAGAAGAAGAGATCGACCAAAGGATTAAGATCGCCAAAAAAGGTTTCGAAAAACTTGGTTCCTTGGTCACTCCTAAACTATTAGATTTTAATTTAGAAGATTATTATAAGACCACTCTTCAAGAAAGATCTTTTACGAACCAACACTTAGAAACTTTCTTTGTCAGATACGCTAAGAAGTATTCAGATCGACTGAACTTTAAACTTAAAACTTTGAAACCTCAAGTGTATGAACTTGATGGAGTAAATTACAAAGGGAAGAAGGCTACATTTAATTCGGAACTTGCACTCGCAGACGACGGATTGGAATTTTTAGCATTCGGGCATCCATTAATTGAAGAAGCTGTCCAATCCTTTTTAAAAGATAGATCCGGTTGGAAAGTGGGATTTTATAGAACTTCCAGCAACTTCTTATACTTCGTATTTATAGTAGAATTCAAGTTTTCCTTAGACAGAAAAGAATTGTTCGTGGTGGAAGTAAACCGACGAAGCGGAAGTTCTAAGGTATTAGAAAATCTTCCTGATACTGTGAGAGAAAACCGATTCAAATCCGCCGAGACTGAACTACCGGATGATATTGAAAAATATTTTGTGACTGCTTGTGAGACCTTAGAACTTGCATTAGAAGATAGAAAAAAGGAATTATACGAACAAACCAAAGATCTATTCCAAAAAGAAGAATACAAGATCCGAAACAGCAATCAAAACACCCTTCGCCAGTTAGAAGAAAAACTAATGAGGCAAGAGGCTGCTTTCAAATGGGAAGGAAGACCCGAGAAAAAATCCGCGATGAATCGAACTAAAAACGAGATCCAAAAAGTAAAAGAGGATTTCGAAGTAGAGTTAAGAAAGGTTAAAGTAGGAAAAGAGATCCACCATCGGTTCGAACTTTTCCAAGCTTATCTTCCTGGCTCAAACTGA